The Candidatus Delongbacteria bacterium genome contains a region encoding:
- a CDS encoding HK97-fold major capsid protein codes for MKTKAEMSEAELQALANLVQQSTRTENGLYALAEAVGAVIRMEIDRKNIVPLILTEHTLQPGQEAKHSKRRALQAHYIGVGGQPHRQEVNNDQQVIFPVFRVHANPTVDVTDLASGNLGKIEEMQTDAAQAIRNKLNAKLVALLSAAAALAPSTNVVTVSGGKLTDTALGQIISKINDLELNARYILLRGSRLIDLKDFNLDPESRREFVEKGVLNRFGGAGLVNTASMNASEVIVIPDMEVGKYDIRTALKVDPQKSGFKVGFLTYHECAIGITRPDLVFKVVITA; via the coding sequence ATGAAGACGAAAGCCGAGATGAGCGAGGCCGAGCTGCAGGCCCTGGCAAACCTGGTGCAGCAGTCCACGCGGACGGAGAACGGTCTTTACGCGCTGGCCGAGGCCGTGGGCGCGGTCATCCGCATGGAGATCGACCGCAAGAACATCGTCCCCCTGATCCTGACCGAGCACACGCTGCAGCCCGGACAGGAGGCCAAGCACTCCAAGCGCCGCGCCCTGCAGGCCCACTACATCGGTGTGGGCGGCCAGCCGCACCGCCAGGAGGTCAACAATGACCAGCAGGTCATCTTCCCGGTCTTCCGCGTCCACGCCAATCCCACGGTGGACGTGACCGACTTGGCCAGCGGCAATCTGGGCAAGATCGAGGAGATGCAGACCGACGCGGCCCAGGCCATCCGCAACAAGCTGAACGCCAAGCTGGTGGCCCTGCTGTCGGCCGCCGCGGCCCTGGCGCCCTCCACCAATGTGGTGACCGTTTCGGGTGGCAAGCTCACCGACACGGCCCTGGGCCAGATCATCAGCAAGATCAACGACCTGGAGCTGAACGCCCGCTACATCCTCCTGCGCGGCAGCCGCCTCATCGACCTGAAGGACTTCAACCTGGATCCCGAGTCCCGGCGCGAGTTCGTGGAGAAGGGCGTGCTGAACCGCTTCGGCGGGGCGGGCCTGGTCAACACGGCCTCGATGAATGCCAGCGAGGTCATCGTCATCCCCGACATGGAAGTCGGCAAGTATGACATCCGCACGGCCCTGAAGGTGGACCCGCAGAAGTCCGGCTTCAAGGTGGGCTTCCTGACCTACCACGAGTGCGCGATCGGCATCACGCGCCCCGACCTGGTTTTCAAGGTGGTCATCACCGCCTGA
- a CDS encoding DNA adenine methylase translates to MHDFLTLEAALFPELASLAGSSAAPTRIVPYIGTKRKLLAWIREQIPEDVHHVVDAFAGGCSVAYMLKSEGFQVTTNDSLRWSWHVARAVVVNQRAQVTDEEIDALLVPNPEAGSFTQDTYSGKFWREGVHQAIDEVRENVDALKGFKRDIALAALGAAMLMAKGWFQHFTTQKVSPTGDTPDEFRARIGATIRRLNQLVVEGEACSAKCLDVLTFLPNVQADLVYLDPPYVTPASSHNYSEDYHAIEAVMVKGKGRNPDSTSVNAREKTQADQNADTIAPFLQAVLGKAAHIPACLLSYRDQAVPSEAELQEILEAAGRQTTKTDTEHDYQMAGPKRDGGYSKAREVLFLGRLMPASETPEELPVKPNPDPKHDTATRAALTASLEVGRLVAVAEEKPEGQEDHEIAFVLCHAGTNRNHDHFTVAELKKAAASAAGVKINLKHGQKAQDIVGKTESAVFEDVDSGRVVCAGKLFTGSDELAAKARKLIHENLITKVSMECSYEKGECSVCGQTFTAAADRCEHLKKQKGQKVDGKDCFEILHGVTFTGAGLLEGYEPADPKADITSMAQGEDGRLRASSYYGDMGARPENVKQVLIQQEIREDLWRAQDAFGTVVSTLVGDFTASKATLEDTGTKIRQAATDTADRVIQILTSISKETDDMKDKSAQAATDKPLKDMTQAELLEHAEQLAAQNEELTGRVQAAEDEKAKSAAKDAAEALVALMEKKGRAFADAAARQAEVERLAGLSDEARKAVEDSWTGMADAEPVKEPTEEEKAAAAAAGEGAPTAAAGNKGALRANASLAPPTGSDPAPKDLTQKLGDGLAALHERRLARERGDVVE, encoded by the coding sequence ATGCACGATTTTCTGACTCTTGAAGCCGCTCTCTTTCCTGAGCTTGCCAGCCTGGCAGGCTCTTCGGCTGCGCCCACCCGGATCGTCCCCTACATCGGCACCAAGCGCAAGCTCCTGGCCTGGATCCGCGAGCAGATCCCCGAGGACGTGCACCACGTGGTGGACGCCTTCGCGGGGGGCTGCAGCGTCGCCTACATGCTGAAATCCGAAGGATTCCAGGTCACCACCAATGACAGCCTGCGCTGGTCGTGGCACGTGGCGCGCGCCGTGGTGGTCAACCAGCGCGCCCAGGTCACAGACGAGGAGATTGACGCCCTCCTGGTTCCCAACCCGGAGGCCGGGAGCTTCACGCAGGACACCTACTCCGGGAAGTTCTGGCGCGAGGGCGTGCACCAGGCCATTGACGAAGTGCGCGAGAACGTCGATGCCTTGAAGGGCTTCAAGCGGGACATCGCCCTGGCGGCGCTGGGTGCGGCCATGCTGATGGCAAAAGGGTGGTTCCAGCACTTCACGACCCAGAAAGTCTCGCCCACAGGCGACACGCCCGACGAGTTCCGGGCCCGGATTGGCGCGACCATCCGCCGGCTGAACCAGTTGGTGGTGGAAGGGGAAGCGTGCTCGGCCAAATGCCTGGACGTGCTGACGTTTCTCCCGAATGTCCAGGCCGATCTGGTGTATCTGGACCCCCCCTACGTGACCCCGGCCAGTTCCCACAACTACAGCGAGGACTACCACGCCATCGAGGCCGTGATGGTGAAGGGAAAGGGCCGGAATCCGGATTCCACGTCCGTCAATGCCCGGGAGAAGACGCAAGCGGACCAGAACGCCGACACCATTGCCCCCTTCCTGCAGGCCGTTCTGGGAAAGGCCGCCCACATCCCGGCCTGTCTGCTCTCCTACCGTGACCAGGCCGTGCCCAGCGAAGCGGAACTGCAGGAGATCCTGGAAGCCGCTGGGCGTCAGACCACCAAAACCGACACCGAACACGACTACCAGATGGCGGGCCCGAAGCGGGATGGAGGCTACTCCAAGGCCCGCGAGGTCCTGTTTCTGGGGCGACTCATGCCCGCCAGCGAAACCCCGGAGGAACTCCCTGTGAAGCCAAATCCGGATCCGAAGCACGACACGGCTACCCGGGCCGCCCTGACGGCCAGCCTGGAGGTGGGTCGACTGGTGGCCGTGGCCGAGGAGAAGCCCGAAGGCCAGGAGGACCACGAGATCGCCTTCGTGCTCTGCCATGCGGGCACCAACCGCAACCACGACCACTTCACGGTGGCCGAGCTCAAGAAGGCCGCAGCCAGCGCCGCCGGCGTGAAGATCAATCTGAAGCACGGCCAGAAGGCCCAGGACATCGTGGGCAAGACGGAGTCCGCGGTCTTCGAGGATGTGGACAGCGGCCGGGTCGTCTGCGCCGGAAAGCTCTTCACGGGCTCGGACGAGTTGGCGGCCAAGGCGCGCAAGCTCATCCACGAAAACCTGATCACCAAGGTCTCGATGGAGTGCTCCTACGAGAAGGGCGAGTGCTCTGTTTGTGGCCAGACCTTCACGGCCGCGGCGGACCGCTGCGAACATCTGAAGAAGCAGAAGGGCCAGAAGGTCGACGGCAAGGACTGCTTCGAGATCCTCCACGGAGTGACCTTCACGGGCGCCGGCCTCTTGGAGGGCTACGAGCCCGCCGACCCCAAGGCGGACATCACGTCCATGGCACAGGGCGAAGACGGTCGACTGCGTGCGTCCTCCTACTACGGCGACATGGGCGCCCGCCCCGAGAACGTCAAGCAGGTCCTCATCCAGCAGGAAATCCGGGAAGACCTGTGGCGGGCGCAGGATGCCTTCGGCACGGTCGTGAGCACGCTCGTGGGCGACTTCACCGCGAGCAAGGCCACGCTGGAAGACACCGGCACGAAGATTCGCCAGGCCGCCACCGACACGGCGGATCGCGTGATCCAGATCCTCACGAGCATCAGCAAGGAGACGGACGACATGAAGGACAAGAGCGCCCAGGCGGCCACGGACAAGCCGCTGAAGGACATGACGCAGGCCGAGCTCTTGGAGCACGCCGAGCAGCTGGCCGCCCAGAACGAGGAGCTGACCGGCCGGGTCCAGGCCGCCGAGGACGAGAAGGCCAAGAGCGCGGCCAAGGACGCCGCCGAGGCCCTCGTCGCACTGATGGAGAAGAAGGGCCGCGCGTTCGCCGACGCGGCCGCGCGCCAGGCGGAGGTGGAGCGCTTGGCCGGCCTGTCCGACGAGGCCCGCAAGGCCGTGGAGGACAGCTGGACGGGCATGGCCGACGCCGAGCCGGTGAAGGAGCCCACCGAGGAGGAGAAGGCGGCTGCGGCCGCGGCCGGAGAAGGTGCCCCCACCGCCGCCGCGGGCAACAAGGGCGCGCTGCGCGCCAATGCCAGTCTGGCCCCGCCCACGGGCAGCGACCCGGCTCCCAAGGATCTGACCCAGAAGCTGGGCGACGGCCTGGCCGCCCTGCACGAGCGCCGCCTGGCCCGCGAACGGGGCGACGTGGTCGAGTAG